One window from the genome of Glycine soja cultivar W05 chromosome 12, ASM419377v2, whole genome shotgun sequence encodes:
- the LOC114380009 gene encoding glycine-rich RNA-binding protein GRP2A-like, whose protein sequence is MASADVEYRCFVGGLAWATDDHALERAFSQYGEIVETKIINDRETGRSRGFGFVTFASEQSMKDAIGAMNGQNLDGRNITVNEAQSRGGGGGGGGGGYNRGGGGYGGRSGGGGGGGGYRSRDGGYGGGYGGGGGGGYGGGRDRGYSRGGDGGDGGWRN, encoded by the exons ATGGCTTCTGCAGATGTTGAGTACCGTTGCTTTGTCGGTGGGCTCGCTTGGGCCACTGACGACCATGCCCTCGAGAGAGCCTTCTCTCAGTACGGCGAAATCGTTGAAACGAAG ATTATCAACGATCGTGAGACTGGCAGATCCAGGGGTTTTGGATTTGTGACCTTCGCCTCGGAGCAGTCCATGAAAGATGCGATCGGAGCGATGAATGGACAGAACTTGGACGGCCGTAATATCACTGTCAATGAAGCTCAGTCCCGCggtggcggcggcggcggcggaggAGGAGGATACAATCGTGGTGGCGGTGGATATGGTGGTCGTAGTGGCGGTGGCGGTGGCGGTGGTGGATACCGTAGCCGTGACGGTGGTTATGGCGGTGGctatggtggtggtggtggtggtggttatgGCGGTGGCAGAGACCGTGGTTACTCTCgtggtggtgatggtggtgaTGGAGGCTGGAGAAACTAA